A window from Piliocolobus tephrosceles isolate RC106 chromosome 11, ASM277652v3, whole genome shotgun sequence encodes these proteins:
- the LOC111527519 gene encoding probable G-protein coupled receptor 148, with the protein MNLSSEHCSRSDWLRLEATVKASVYVFTFSFATVITVIIMAIVSQNSKLRGEARYILLCQHLLCISSYCGLGILFQGMPALLANSPLLICWVVFGAKLSVGDGILFTLALMALNTYMAICWPLRYLSFVDSVKYRILAGTWMTIMLKNVCLFVIEGTKPTVIAVLKLEPLCPVILNGTPARATGMVFIFLLLSIILISYSLIYHKGKRTGHFNRSNIKARKTVLIHLVQISLHIIPPLIFIGLGKVCGVFFFALNLVVFGIFAFAQCFNSLIYGLWNKELHSRLHHWMCFQLWCGHTANSRGPV; encoded by the coding sequence ATGAACCTGTCTTCTGAGCACTGCAGCAGATCAGATTGGCTGAGGCTAGAAGCAACAGTGAAGGCCTCTGTCTATGTGTTCACCTTCTCCTTTGCCACagtcatcactgtcatcattatGGCAATAGTGTCACAGAATTCAAAGCTGCGGGGAGAGGCCCGATACATCCTcctttgccagcatctgctgtGCATCTCTTCCTACTGTGGCCTGGGGATCCTTTTCCAAGGAATGCCGGCACTCCTGGCCAACAGCCCCCTGCTGATATGCTGGGTGGTGTTTGGAGCCAAGCTGAGCGTTGGAGATGGGATTCTCTTCACGCTGGCCTTGATGGCTCTCAACACTTACATGGCGATTTGCTGGCCACTGAGATATCTGTCCTTTGTAGATTCAGTTAAGTATAGGATTCTGGCTGGGACTTGGATGACCATTATGCTCAAGAATGTTTGCTTGTTCGTCATAGAGGGCACTAAACCCACTGTGATTGCAGTTTTAAAATTGGAACCCCTTTGCCCTGTGATCTTGAACGGCACTCCTGCCAGGGCCACTGgcatggtttttattttccttcttttgtctaTCATTCTTATAAGCTACTCTCTGATATACCACAAAGGAAAACGGACTGGCCATTTTAATAGGTCAAATATCAAAGCAAGGAAAACAGTCCTTATTCATTTAGTGCAGATAAGCTTACATATCATACCACCCCTGATATTCATAGGTTTGGGGAAGGTGTGTGgggtatttttctttgctttgaatCTGGTGGTTTTTGGCATTTTTGCATTTGCCCAGTGTTTTAACTCTCTGATCTATGGGCTCTGGAATAAAGAGCTGCACAGCAGATTACACCATTGGATGTGTTTTCAGTTATGGTGTGGTCACACTGCGAACAGCAGAGGGccagtttag